A single Meles meles chromosome 20, mMelMel3.1 paternal haplotype, whole genome shotgun sequence DNA region contains:
- the PLPPR3 gene encoding LOW QUALITY PROTEIN: phospholipid phosphatase-related protein type 3 (The sequence of the model RefSeq protein was modified relative to this genomic sequence to represent the inferred CDS: inserted 1 base in 1 codon), translated as MIATKEKNKSPKDSMTLLPCFYFVELPIVASSIVSLYFLELTDLFKPAKVGFQCYDRALSMPYVGTNEELIPLLMLLSLAFAAPAASIMVGEGLLYCAQSRLWGRGGGPGGPEGSISAGGCSFNSFLRRTVRFVGVHVFGLCATALVTDVIQLATGYHAPFFLTVCKPNYTLLGTSCEANPYVTQDICAGRDAHAILSARKTFPSQHATLSAFAAVYVSVSPGPARPGXAPRGAALTHPARPQMYFNSVISDTTKLLKPILVFAFAIAAGVCGLTQVTQYRSHPVDVYAGFLIGAGIAAYLACHAVGNFQAPTTEKPTALAPAKDALRALTQRGHDSVYQQNKSVSTDELGPPGRLEGRPRPVAREKTSLGSLKRASVDVDLLAPRSPMGKENMVTFSHTLPRVSTPSLDDPARRHMTIHVPLDASRSKQLISEWKQKSLEGRGLGLPDEASPGHLRAPTEPMAEEEEEEEEEEEEEEEEEEEEEGEEGGRAPPSLYPTVQARPGLGPRVILPPRSGPQPLVHIPEEGVQAATGLSPKSCATVRAKWLMMAEKSGAAAAAASAQPRVANPPRLLQVIAMSKAPGGPGPKVAETASSSSTSSDSSQYRSPSDRDSASIVTIDAHAPHHPVVHLSAGNGPWEWKTAGGAAKGAEGEGGYELGDLARGFRGGPKPPGVSPGSSVSDVDQEEPRFGAVATVNLATGEGLPPLGAADGALGPASRESTLRRKAGGLVLGEREPAAEAEAESYYRKMQAARRFKD; from the exons ATGATCGCGAccaaggagaagaataaaagccCGAAGGACAGCATGACGCTTCTTCCTTGCTTCTACTTCGTGGAg ctccccaTAGTGGCGTCGTCCATCGTGTCCCTCTACTTCCTGGAGCTGACGGACCTCTTCAAGCCGGCCAAGGTGGGTTTCCAGTGCTACGACCGCGCGCTCTCCATGCCCTACGTGGGGACCAACGAGGAGCTCATCCCGCTGCTCATGCTCCTCAGCTTGGCCTTCGCCGCCCCCGCGGCCTCG ATCATGGTCGGCGAGGGCCTGCTGTACTGCGCGCAGTCCCGGCTGTGGGGCCGCGGCGGGGGCCCGGGCGGGCCCGAGGGCAGCATCAGCGCGGGCGGCTGCAGCTTCAACTCGTTCCTGCGGCGCACCGTGCGCTTCGTGG GCGTGCACGTGTTCGGCCTGTGCGCCACCGCCCTGGTGACCGACGTCATCCAGCTGGCCACGGGCTACCACGCGCCCTTCTTCCTGACCGTCTGCAAGCCCAACTACACGCTGCTGGGCACGTCGTGCGAGGCCAACCCCTACGTCACGCAGGACATCTGCGCCGGCCGCGACGCCCACGCCATCCTGTCTGCGCG GAAGACCTTCCCGTCGCAGCACGCCACGCTGTCCGCCTTCGCGGCCGTCTACGTGTCGGTGAgtcccggccccgcccgccccg ccgccccccGCGGGGCCGCGCTGACCCACCCCGCCCGCCCCCAGATGTACTTCAACTCGGTCATCTCCGACACCACGAAGCTGCTCAAGCCCATCCTGGTGTTCGCCTTCGCCATCGCGGCCGGCGTCTGCGGCCTCACACAGGTCACGCAGTACCGCAGCCACCCGGTGGACGTCTACGCGGGCTTCCTCATCGGGGCTGGCATCGCCGCCTACCTG GCCTGCCACGCTGTGGGCAACTTTCAGGCCCCGACTACAGAGAAGCCGACGGCGCTGGCCCCAGCCAAGGACGCGCTGCGGGCACTGACCCAGCGGGGCCATGACTCCGTGTACCAGCAGAACAAGTCTGTGAGCACGGACGAGCTGGGCCCCCCAGGGCGGCTGGAGGGCAGGCCCCGGCCGGTAGCCAGAGAGAAGACCTCCCTGGGCAGCCTGAAGCGGGCCAGTGTGGACGTGGACTTGCTGGCCCCACGCAGCCCCATGGGCAAGGAGAACATGGTCACATTCAGCCACACGCTGCCCCGCGTCAGCACGCCCTCGCTGGACGACCCTGCTCGCCGCCACATGACCATCCACGTGCCcctcgacgcctcccgctccaagCAGCTCATCAGCGAGTGGAAGCAGAAGTCGCTGGAGGGCCGAGGCCTGGGGCTGCCGGACGAGGCCAGCCCTGGCCACCTGCGGGCACCCACAGAGCCCAtggcggaggaggaggaagaggaggaggaagaggaagaggaggaggaggaggaggaggaggaggaggagggcgaggAAGGGGGCCGGGCCCCACCCTCCCTCTACCCCACTGTCCAGGCCCGGCCGGGTCTCGGCCCCCGGGTCATTCTACCCCCGCGCTCCGGGCCGCAGCCGCTGGTGCACATCCCGGAGGAGGGCGTGCAGGCGGCCACGGGCCTGTCTCCCAAGAGCTGCGCGACCGTGCGGGCCAAGTGGCTCATGATGGCGGAGAAGAGTGGGGCGGCGGCGGCCGCAGCCTCCGCACAGCCCCGCGTGGCCAACCCACCGCGGCTGCTACAAGTGATCGCCATGTCCAAGGCGCCGGGCGGGCCCGGCCCCAAGGTGGCGGAGACCGCCTCGTCGTCCAGCACCAGCTCCGACTCCTCACAGTACCGCTCGCCGTCGGACCGCGACTCGGCCAGCATCGTCACCATCGACGCGCACGCGCCCCACCACCCCGTGGTCCACCTGTCCGCGGGGAACGGGCCCTGGGAATGGAAGACGGCGGGCGGTGCAGCCAAGGGCGCGGAGGGCGAGGGCGGCTACGAGCTGGGGGACCTGGCTCGCGGCTTCCGCGGGGGGCCCAAGCCGCCAGGGGTGTCCCCCGGCTCGTCCGTCAGCGACGTGGACCAAGAGGAGCCGCGGTTTGGGGCAGTGGCCACGGTGAACCTGGCCACCGGCGAGGGGCTGCCCCCGCTGGGCGCGGCCGACGGCGCGCTGGGCCCCGCCAGCCGCGAGTCCACGCTGAGGCGCAAGGCCGGGGGCCTGGTGCTGGGCGAGCGCGAGCCCGCGGCCGAGGCGGAGGCCGAGAGCTACTACCGCAAGATGCAGGCGGCGCGGAGGTTCAAGGACTGA
- the LOC123932763 gene encoding basic proline-rich protein-like has product METRPGERRAPGRGQRPGVGRAEAGGDPARHAESRGPRDPETPPRAQRPGGSRGRREGPGRGGERRPRPQSAAYGDPRPPRSPEAGSGGPARARGTSRRRTRAAPPTRRDKEPPRLAPHVGRGGRGVSGRARPPPLPSPPRPRARRAPPPPWGRGRALCSSRRSPRPRARRLRPPSARAPGEGPAGGGPGPHPFSGRRDPPFPTPGPPP; this is encoded by the coding sequence ATGGAAACGCGCCCCGGCgagcggcgggccccggggaggggacagagaccGGGCGTGGGGCgggcagaggcaggcggagacCCGGCGAGACACGCGGAGAGCCGGGGACCCCGGGACCCGGAGACCCCGCCCCGCGCCCAGCGTCCAGGGGGCTCCCGAGGCCGACGCGAGGGGCCCGGCAGGGGAGGGGAGCGCCGACCCCGGCCCCAGTCCGCCGCCTACGGGGACCCGAGACCCCCGAGGTCCCCAGAGGCGGGGAGCGGGGGCCCGGCGCGCGCCCGGGGAACCAGCCGGCGACGGACGCGCGCGGCGCCCCCGACGCGCCGAGACAAAGAACCCCCGCGCCTCGCGCCGCACGTAGGCCGCGGCGGGCGCGGGGTCTCGGGCCGGGcgcggccccctcccctcccctcccctccccgccctcgCGCGCGCCGCGCCCCTCCGCccccgtgggggaggggccgcgcTTTGTGTTCGTCGCGCCGCAGCCCCCGCCCGCGCGCCCGCCGGCTCCGCCCTCCGAGCGCCCGCGCGCCAGGTGAGGGGCCTGCGGGCGGAGGGCCCGGGCCGCACCCCTTTTCCGGCCGCCGGGaccctcctttccccaccccgGGGCCCCCGCCCTGA